One segment of Phragmites australis chromosome 13, lpPhrAust1.1, whole genome shotgun sequence DNA contains the following:
- the LOC133888635 gene encoding uncharacterized protein LOC133888635 isoform X2 yields MPDLDPLAAAEEEEFYESLDRILSSSCSSTSASDDDADHRRRRRQHHHHPPPPHASSSAYDVWISEPTSVEERRRLLLQRLGLSSEPLPPPSPRRSPRSLSPSVSPPASPLPRPVVVEAAAEEPRSGGLGKPPLARNPSAGGGEQCRIRNLDDGTEFEVGEVHEEVVREVGTGRQLTLEEFELCVGRSPIVHELMRRTITTTSSSTSDHAAPTSKPRRKPGGWLRGIRSLAGSVAYGRRSTEDGDKEKEKKEREARRLSSATDDSLDGTGSRNAGRVRVRQYGKACKELTGLFLTQELAAHSGSVWCINFSLDGRYLATSGEDRVIHVWEASEGERKGELLGEASMTKENGSGCSPFFAVVGNGSPEIAALSLTCADGSYVEKKRRLRKQSNRKSVGSDHLVVPECVFGFRDKPVCSLLGHAADVLDLSWSKSQYLLSSSMDKTVKLWDITTSTCLKTFSHTDYVTCIQFNPVDDNFFISGSLDEKVRIWNVQDRKIEDWNDLHEMVTAACYSPDGQVALVGSHKGSCHIFDTSEKKLQFKSQVDLRIRKKKSGQKKFAPGSSSEVLITSADSRIRVVNGDELVHKFKGFRNTSSQISASVAPNGKYVVCASEDSHVYVWRHDNSSHPSRSRSAVDVTNSYEHFHCHDVTVATTWPGAEARGSFGSRSSRHSDSDGAVNYGRGVPVENTEHNSDAADNRYNESPVCEGSRSVSKHPVDGASTSWPDEKLPSAKSSPGHCSSDLCIGAMDVQRRSAWGLVIVTAGRGGEIRVFQNFGFPVQV; encoded by the exons ATGCCGGACCTGGATCCGTTGGCggcggccgaggaggaggagtttTACGAGTCGCTGGATCGaatcctctcctcctcctgctcctccacctccgcctccgacgacgacgccgaccaccgccgccgcagacgccaacaccaccaccaccctccTCCGCCGCACGCGTCCTCCTCCGCGTACGACGTCTGGATCTCCGAGCCCACCTCCGTCGAggagcgccgccgcctcctgctCCAACGCCTCGGTCTATCCTCCGAGCCCCTGCCGCCTCCTTCGCCCCGTCGCTCCCCTCGTTCGCTGTCCCCTTCCGTGTCTCCCCCGGCTTCGCCTCTGCCtcggccggtggtggtggaggcggccgCGGAGGAGCCCAGATCCGGCGGGCTTGGGAAGCCGCCACTGGCGCGGAACCCCAgcgccggcggcggggagcAATGCCGGATCCGGAACCTGGACGACGGCACGGAGTTCGAGGTCGGGGAGGTGCATGAGGAGGTGGTACGGGAGGTGGGCACTGGCCGGCAGCTCACCCTCGAGGAGTTCGAGCTCTGCGTTGGTCGCTCCCCAATCGTTCACGAGCTCATGCGCCGGACGATCACCACCACATCATCGTCCACCTCCGACCACGCCGCTCCTACGTCCAAGCCCCGGAGGAAGCCCGGAGGCTGGCTGCGCGGCATCAGGTCCCTGGCGGGCAGCGTCGCATACGGGCGCCGCAGCACCGAGGATGGGGataaggagaaggagaagaaggagagggaagcgCGGCGCCTGAGCTCTGCGACCGATGACAGCCTTGATGGCACTGGCTCGCGCAATGCGGGGAGGGTCCGGGTGCGGCAGTACGGGAAGGCATGCAAGGAGCTCACCGGCCTGTTCTTGACGCAGGAATTGGCTGCCCACTCGGGCTCTGTGTGGTGCATCAACTTCAGCTTGGATGGACGATACCTAGCAACTTCTGGGGAGGACCGTGTGATCCATGTGTGGGAGGCGtcggagggagagagaaagggtGAATTGCTCGGGGAAGCTTCGATGACAAAGGAAAATGGTAGTGGCTGCAGCCCGTTTTTTGCGGTTGTTGGGAATGGGTCACCGGAGATCGCAGCATTGTCATTGACCTGCGCTGACGGGAGCTatgtggagaagaagaggaggctgAGGAAGCAGAGCAATCGGAAATCTGTAGGATCCGATCATCTAGTTGTGCCTGAGTGTGTGTTTGGCTTCAGGGATAAGCCAGTCTGCTCGCTCCTGGGGCATGCCGCTGATGTTCTTGATCTATCATGGTCCAAATCTCAG tacttgctctcatcctcaATGGATAAGACCGTTAAACTCTGGGATATTACTACCAGCACCTGTTTAAAAACATTCTCACATACAGACTATG tgaCTTGCATCCAGTTCAATCCTGTAgatgataactttttcattaGTGGATCACTGGATGAGAAAGTTCGCATCTGGAATGTCCAAGATCGTAAGATTGAGGACTGGAATGATCTTCATGAGATGGTTACCGCTGCTTGTTATTCCCCTGATGGACAG GTTGCACTGGTGGGCTCTCACAAGGGAAGCTGTCATATATTTGATACATCTG AGAAGAAGCTTCAGTTCAAAAGTCAAGTTGATTTGAGAATCAGGAAAAAGAAGTCTGGCCAGAAGAAG TTTGCTCCTGGAAGCTCCTCGGAAGTTCTGATTACTTCTGCTGATTCAAGAATCCGTGTTGTTAATGGCGATGAATTGGTTCACAAATTTAAAG GGTTCCGCAACACGAGCAGCCAAATTTCAGCTTCTGTAGCTCCGAACGGGAAATATGTAGTCTGTGCCAGTGAGGACTCCCATGTGTATGTGTGGAGACATGACAATAGTTCCCACCCGAGCAGAAGCAGGAGTGCAGTTGATGTGACCAACTCGTATGAGCATTTCCACTGCCATGACGTGACTGTGGCTACCACATGGCCCGGTGCCGAAGCCCGAGGTTCGTTTGGATCTCGTAGCAGCAGACACAGTGATTCAGATGGAGCAGTGAACTATGGCCGAGGCGTCCCTGTAGAAAACACTGAGCACAATTCGGATGCAGCTGATAATAGATACAATGAGAGCCCAGTTTGCGAAGGTAGCAGAAGCGTCAGCAAACATCCAGTTGATGGAGCATCCACATCCTGGCCTGACGAAAAATTACCCTCTGCCAAGAGCAGTCCCGGTCACTGCTCATCCGATCTTTGCATTGGAGCAATGGATGTTCAGCGCCGGTCAGCGTGGGGTTTGGTGATTGTCACGGCTGGACGGGGAGGCGAAATTAGGGTGTTCCAGAATTTTGGCTTCCCAGTTCAAGTGTAA
- the LOC133888635 gene encoding uncharacterized protein LOC133888635 isoform X1 produces the protein MPDLDPLAAAEEEEFYESLDRILSSSCSSTSASDDDADHRRRRRQHHHHPPPPHASSSAYDVWISEPTSVEERRRLLLQRLGLSSEPLPPPSPRRSPRSLSPSVSPPASPLPRPVVVEAAAEEPRSGGLGKPPLARNPSAGGGEQCRIRNLDDGTEFEVGEVHEEVVREVGTGRQLTLEEFELCVGRSPIVHELMRRTITTTSSSTSDHAAPTSKPRRKPGGWLRGIRSLAGSVAYGRRSTEDGDKEKEKKEREARRLSSATDDSLDGTGSRNAGRVRVRQYGKACKELTGLFLTQELAAHSGSVWCINFSLDGRYLATSGEDRVIHVWEASEGERKGELLGEASMTKENGSGCSPFFAVVGNGSPEIAALSLTCADGSYVEKKRRLRKQSNRKSVGSDHLVVPECVFGFRDKPVCSLLGHAADVLDLSWSKSQYLLSSSMDKTVKLWDITTSTCLKTFSHTDYVTCIQFNPVDDNFFISGSLDEKVRIWNVQDRKIEDWNDLHEMVTAACYSPDGQVALVGSHKGSCHIFDTSEKKLQFKSQVDLRIRKKKSGQKKVTGFQFAPGSSSEVLITSADSRIRVVNGDELVHKFKGFRNTSSQISASVAPNGKYVVCASEDSHVYVWRHDNSSHPSRSRSAVDVTNSYEHFHCHDVTVATTWPGAEARGSFGSRSSRHSDSDGAVNYGRGVPVENTEHNSDAADNRYNESPVCEGSRSVSKHPVDGASTSWPDEKLPSAKSSPGHCSSDLCIGAMDVQRRSAWGLVIVTAGRGGEIRVFQNFGFPVQV, from the exons ATGCCGGACCTGGATCCGTTGGCggcggccgaggaggaggagtttTACGAGTCGCTGGATCGaatcctctcctcctcctgctcctccacctccgcctccgacgacgacgccgaccaccgccgccgcagacgccaacaccaccaccaccctccTCCGCCGCACGCGTCCTCCTCCGCGTACGACGTCTGGATCTCCGAGCCCACCTCCGTCGAggagcgccgccgcctcctgctCCAACGCCTCGGTCTATCCTCCGAGCCCCTGCCGCCTCCTTCGCCCCGTCGCTCCCCTCGTTCGCTGTCCCCTTCCGTGTCTCCCCCGGCTTCGCCTCTGCCtcggccggtggtggtggaggcggccgCGGAGGAGCCCAGATCCGGCGGGCTTGGGAAGCCGCCACTGGCGCGGAACCCCAgcgccggcggcggggagcAATGCCGGATCCGGAACCTGGACGACGGCACGGAGTTCGAGGTCGGGGAGGTGCATGAGGAGGTGGTACGGGAGGTGGGCACTGGCCGGCAGCTCACCCTCGAGGAGTTCGAGCTCTGCGTTGGTCGCTCCCCAATCGTTCACGAGCTCATGCGCCGGACGATCACCACCACATCATCGTCCACCTCCGACCACGCCGCTCCTACGTCCAAGCCCCGGAGGAAGCCCGGAGGCTGGCTGCGCGGCATCAGGTCCCTGGCGGGCAGCGTCGCATACGGGCGCCGCAGCACCGAGGATGGGGataaggagaaggagaagaaggagagggaagcgCGGCGCCTGAGCTCTGCGACCGATGACAGCCTTGATGGCACTGGCTCGCGCAATGCGGGGAGGGTCCGGGTGCGGCAGTACGGGAAGGCATGCAAGGAGCTCACCGGCCTGTTCTTGACGCAGGAATTGGCTGCCCACTCGGGCTCTGTGTGGTGCATCAACTTCAGCTTGGATGGACGATACCTAGCAACTTCTGGGGAGGACCGTGTGATCCATGTGTGGGAGGCGtcggagggagagagaaagggtGAATTGCTCGGGGAAGCTTCGATGACAAAGGAAAATGGTAGTGGCTGCAGCCCGTTTTTTGCGGTTGTTGGGAATGGGTCACCGGAGATCGCAGCATTGTCATTGACCTGCGCTGACGGGAGCTatgtggagaagaagaggaggctgAGGAAGCAGAGCAATCGGAAATCTGTAGGATCCGATCATCTAGTTGTGCCTGAGTGTGTGTTTGGCTTCAGGGATAAGCCAGTCTGCTCGCTCCTGGGGCATGCCGCTGATGTTCTTGATCTATCATGGTCCAAATCTCAG tacttgctctcatcctcaATGGATAAGACCGTTAAACTCTGGGATATTACTACCAGCACCTGTTTAAAAACATTCTCACATACAGACTATG tgaCTTGCATCCAGTTCAATCCTGTAgatgataactttttcattaGTGGATCACTGGATGAGAAAGTTCGCATCTGGAATGTCCAAGATCGTAAGATTGAGGACTGGAATGATCTTCATGAGATGGTTACCGCTGCTTGTTATTCCCCTGATGGACAG GTTGCACTGGTGGGCTCTCACAAGGGAAGCTGTCATATATTTGATACATCTG AGAAGAAGCTTCAGTTCAAAAGTCAAGTTGATTTGAGAATCAGGAAAAAGAAGTCTGGCCAGAAGAAGGTAACTGGTTTCCAG TTTGCTCCTGGAAGCTCCTCGGAAGTTCTGATTACTTCTGCTGATTCAAGAATCCGTGTTGTTAATGGCGATGAATTGGTTCACAAATTTAAAG GGTTCCGCAACACGAGCAGCCAAATTTCAGCTTCTGTAGCTCCGAACGGGAAATATGTAGTCTGTGCCAGTGAGGACTCCCATGTGTATGTGTGGAGACATGACAATAGTTCCCACCCGAGCAGAAGCAGGAGTGCAGTTGATGTGACCAACTCGTATGAGCATTTCCACTGCCATGACGTGACTGTGGCTACCACATGGCCCGGTGCCGAAGCCCGAGGTTCGTTTGGATCTCGTAGCAGCAGACACAGTGATTCAGATGGAGCAGTGAACTATGGCCGAGGCGTCCCTGTAGAAAACACTGAGCACAATTCGGATGCAGCTGATAATAGATACAATGAGAGCCCAGTTTGCGAAGGTAGCAGAAGCGTCAGCAAACATCCAGTTGATGGAGCATCCACATCCTGGCCTGACGAAAAATTACCCTCTGCCAAGAGCAGTCCCGGTCACTGCTCATCCGATCTTTGCATTGGAGCAATGGATGTTCAGCGCCGGTCAGCGTGGGGTTTGGTGATTGTCACGGCTGGACGGGGAGGCGAAATTAGGGTGTTCCAGAATTTTGGCTTCCCAGTTCAAGTGTAA
- the LOC133888637 gene encoding dof zinc finger protein DOF5.8-like, which produces MAPAASILSATTSVAAASKRPFDSDAEPLDSTALAQGDEAARKNQQLECPRCRSTNTKFCYYNNYSTAQPRHFCRACRRYWTHGGTLRDVPVGGATRRSSNKRRRVSAEPSSSSPPPTSARAEDAYPDLPTFPFLTDGSFPPQFDLGVAPTAAFSWPSVVPDFYGGLAPWDDGTAGAAGMTGAWGDITGLELSWPPPGN; this is translated from the exons ATGGCGCCTGCAGCTTCGATCCTCTCAGCTACGACCTCCGTCGCCGCTGCTTCCAAGCGTCCGTTCGATTCCGACGCTGAGCCGCTCGACTCTACCGCGCTCGCGCAG GGTGATGAGGCGGCGCGCAAGAACCAGCAGCTCGAGTGCCCGCGCTGCCGATCCACCAACACCAAGTTCTGCTACTACAACAACTACAGCACGGCGCAGCCGCGCCACTtctgccgcgcgtgccgccgCTACTGGACGCACGGCGGCACGCTGCGCGACGTACCGGTCGGCGGAGCCACCCGCCGCAGCAGCAACAAGCGCCGCAGGGTCTCCGCCGAGCCGTCTTCCTCGTCGCCGCCCCCAACATCGGCGCGAGCGGAGGACGCGTACCCAGACCTCCCAACCTTCCCGTTCCTCACTGACGGCAGCTTCCCGCCGCAGTTCGATCTCGGCGTTGCACCGACGGCGGCGTTCTCGTGGCCGTCGGTGGTCCCGGACTTTTATGGCGGGCTCGCGCCGTGGGACGATGGAACGGCTGGCGCCGCCGGCATGACGGGCGCGTGGGGCGACATCACCGGCCTGGAGCTCAGCTGGCCACCACCGGGCAACTGA
- the LOC133889673 gene encoding phosphatidylinositol N-acetylglucosaminyltransferase subunit P-like: MEWAPPPPLVVRSPRQTVSLLRNRRPHRDREPSFSSSPYFAARDHGPKPSEVYGFVGSITTVIATAVYLGWAYTPEHFLHSLGITYYPSKYWAVAVPSFMIVAVVLSIAIYMGINFLATPPPTSFNTIFDENSRERVTFSPAMEEERPIEPISDISIDQINNLMFGDRRLLKMENESTLFMRRAQDGDSSNMKEESTSSKL, encoded by the exons ATGGAGtgggcaccgccgccgccgctggtggTGCGCAGCCCCAGGCAGACGGTCAGCCTCCTACGCAACCGCCGCCCCCACCGCGACCGTGAGCCCTCCTTCTCCAGTTCTCCATACTTCGCCGCCCGCGACCACGGCCCTAAGCCGTCCGAGGTGTACGGCTTCGTCGGATCCATCACCACCGTCATCGCCACCGCAGTCTACCTCGGCTGGGCCTACACGCCCGAGCACTTCCTCCACTCCCTGGGCATCACCTACTACCCTAGCAA GTATTGGGCAGTGGCGGTGCCATCATTCATGATTGTGGCGGTGGTGCTGTCCATAGCCATCTATATGGGCATCAACTTCCTTGCCACTCCTCCCCCGACTTCCTTCAACACTATTTTTG ACGAAAATAGTCGGGAGCGTGTGACATTTTCTCCTGCAATGGAAGAAGAGAGGCCGATCGAACCCATTTCAGACATTAGTATTGATCAAATCAACAATCTTATGTTTGGTGATAGAAGATTACTCAAGATGGAAAATGAGTCTACCTTGTTTATGCGTAGAGCACAAGATGGGGACAGTAGCAACATGAAGGAAGAATCCACATCAAGTAAACTTTGA